Proteins encoded together in one Canis lupus dingo isolate Sandy chromosome 34, ASM325472v2, whole genome shotgun sequence window:
- the EIF4G1 gene encoding eukaryotic translation initiation factor 4 gamma 1 isoform X11 yields MNQPPQIAPKRERKTIRIRDPNQGGKDITEEIMSGARTASTPTPPQTGGGLEPQANGETPQVAVVVRPDDRSQGAIIGSRPGLPGPEHSPSESQPSSPCPTPSPPPILEPGSEPNLAVLSIPGDTVTTGMIQMSVEESTLMPRETGEPYCLSPEPTPLAEPILEVEVTLSKPIPESEFSSSPLQVPTPSASHKEEILPEPNGMVPSEDLEPEVESSPELAPLPPPACPSESPTPIAPTAQPEELLNGAPSPPAVDLSPVSEPKEQAKEVTASVAPPTVLSATPAMAPPATSPAQEEEMEEEEEEEEEGEAGDAEAQKGGEELLPPESTPVAAHLSQNLEAAATTQVAVSVPKKRRKIKELNKKEAVGDLLDAFKEVSPGVPEVENQPPVGTSPGPEPEGSSGPPRPEEADETWDSKEDKIHNAENIQPGEQKYEYKSDQWKPLNLEEKKRYDREFLLGFQFIFASMQKPEGLPHISDVVLDKANKTPLRPLDPTKLQGINCGPDFIPSFANVGRPALSNRGPPRGGPGGELPRGPQAGLGPRRSQQGPRKEPRKIIATVLMTEDIKLNKAEKAWKPSSKRTAADKDRGEEDADGSKTQDLFRRVRSILNKLTPQMFQQLMKQVTQLAIDTEERLKGVIDLIFEKAISEPNFSVAYANMCRCLMALKVPTTEKPTVTVNFRKLLLNRCQKEFEKDKDDDEVFEKKQKEMDEAATAEERGRLKEELEEARDIARRRSLGNIKFIGELFKLKMLTEAIMHDCVVKLLKNHDEESLECLCRLLTTIGKDLDFEKAKPRMDQYFNQMEKIIKEKKTSSRIRFMLQDVLDLRRSNWVPRRGDQGPKTIDQIHKEAEMEEHWEHVKVQQLMAKGSDKRRGGPPGPPISRGLPLVDDGGWNTVPISKGSRPIDTSRLTKITKPGSIDSNNQLFAPGGRLSWGKGSSGGSGAKPSDAASEAARPATSTLNRFSALQQAVPTESTDSRRVVQRSSLSRERGEKAGDRGDRLERSERGGDRGDRLDRSRTPATKRSFSKEVEERSRERPSQPEGLRKAASLTEDRDRGRDAGKGPGEEGKVKREATLPPVSPPKAALSEEELEKKSKAIIEEYLHLNDMKEAVQCVQELASPSLLFIFVRHGIESTLERSTIAREHMGRLLHQLLSAGHLSTAQYYQGLYEILELAEDMEIDIPHVWLYLAELITPILQEGGVPMGELFREITKPLRPLGKAASLLLEILGLLCKSMGPKKVGMMWREAGLSWKEFLPEGQDVSAFVADQKVEYTLGEESEAPGQRMLSSEELNRQLEKLLKEGSSNQRVFDWIEANLSEQQVASNTLVRALMTTVCYSAIIFETPLRVDVAVLKARAKLLQKYLCDEQKELQALYALQALVVTLEQPANLLRMFFDALYDEDVVKEDAFYSWESSKDPAEQQGKGVALKSVTAFFKWLREAEEEESDHN; encoded by the exons AAGGATATCACGGAGGAGATCATGTCTGGGGCCCGCACCGCCTCcacacccacccctccccag ACGGGAGGTGGTCTGGAGCCTCAAGCTAATGGGGAGACACCCCAGGTTGCTGTTGTTGTCCGGCCAG ATGACCGGTCCCAGGGAGCAATCATTGGGAGCCGGCCGGGGTTGCCTGGCCCAGAACACAGCCCTTCAGAATCCCAGCCTTCATCACCTTGTCCGACCCCATCACCACCCCCAATCTTGGAACCGGGGTCTGAGCCTAATCTCGCAGTCCTCTCCATTCCTGGGGACACTGTGACAACGGGGATGATCCAAATGTCTGTAGAAGAATCCACCCTCATGCCCCGTGAAACTGGGGAGCCATATTGCCTCTCTCCAGAACCCACTCCCCTCGCTGAACCCATACTGGAAGTAGAAGTGACACTTAGCAAACCGATTCCAGAATCTGAGTTCTCTTCCAGTCCTCTCCAGGTTCCCACTCCCTCTGCATCTCACAAAGAGGAAATTCTTCCTGAACCTAATGGCATGGTCCCATCTGAGGATCTGGAACCAGAGGTGGAGTCGAGCCCAGAGcttgctcctctccctcccccagcttgtccTTCCGAATCCCCCACGCCCATTGCTCCAACTGCCCAACCTGAGGAACTGCTCAACGGAGCCCCCTCGCCACCAGCTGTGGACTTAAGCCCAGTCAGTGAGCCAAAGGAGCAGGCCAAGGAGGTTACAGCATCAGTGGCTCCCCCCACCGTCCTCTCTGCCACTCCAGCTATGGCTCCTCCAGCTACTTCCCCAGCtcaggaggaggaaatggaggaagaggaagaagaggaggaagaaggagaagctggagatgctgaggctcagaagggaggagaggaactTCTCCCCCCAGAGAGCACCCCTGTTGCAGCCCACCTGTCTCAGAATTTAGAGGCAGCAGCTACCACCCAAG TGGCGGTGTCTGTGCCAAAGAAGAGACGGAAAATTAAGGAGCTCAATAAGAAGGAGGCTGTGGGAGACCTTCTAGATGCCTTCAAGGAG GTGAGCCCAGGAGTACCAGAAGTGGAAAATCAGCCTCCTGTTGGCACCAGTCCTGGCCCGGAGCCTGAGGGCAGCAGTGGACCGCCGAGGCCTGAGGAAGCAGACGAGACCTGGGATTCAAAGGAAGACAAAATTCACAATGCTGAGAACATCCAGCCCGGGGAACAGAAGTATGAGTATAAGTCAG ATCAGTGGAAGCCTCTAAACCTTGAGGAGAAAAAGCGTTATGACCGTGAGTTCCTGCTTGGCTTTCAGTTCATCTTTGCCAGTATGCAGAAGCCGGAGGGATTGCCCCATATCAGTGATGTGGTGTTGGATAAG GCCAATAAAACACCACTGCGGCCACTGGATCCCACGAAACTTCAAGGCATAAATTGTGGTCCAGACTTCATCCCTTCCTTTGCCAACGTTGGCCGACCAGCCCTTAGCAACCGTGGGCCCCCAAGGGGTGGGCCAGGTGGGGAGCTGCCCCGAGGGCCG CAGGCTGGTCTGGGACCCCGGCGCTCTCAGCAAGGCCCCCGAAAGGAACCCCGCAAGATCATTGCCACAGTGTTAATGACTGAAGATATAAAGTTGAACAAAGCAGAGAAAGCCTGGAAGCCCAGCAGCAAGCGGACAGCCGCTGATAAGGATCGAGGGGAAGAGGATGCTGATGGCAGCAAAACCCAG GACCTGTTCCGCAGGGTGCGCTCCATCCTGAATAAGCTGACACCCCAGATGTTCCAGCAGCTGATGAAGCAGGTGACGCAGCTGGCCATTGACACCGAGGAACGCCTCAAAGGGGTCATTGACCTCATCTTCGAGAAGGCCATTTCAGAGCCCAACTTCTCTGTGGCCTATGCCAACATGTGCCGCTGCCTCATGGCG CTGAAAGTGCCCACTACAGAAAAGCCAACGGTGACTGTGAACTTCCGAAAACTGTTGTTGAATCGATGTCAGAAAGAgtttgaaaaagacaaagatgatgATGAGGTTTTTGAGAAGAAGCAAAAAGAGATGGATGAAGCTGCCACG GCAGAGGAACGAGGACGCTTGAAGGAAGAGTTGGAAGAGGCTCGAGACATAGCCCGGCGGCGCTCTTTAGGGAATATCAAGTTTATTGGGGAGTTGTTTAAGTTGAAGATGTTAACAGAGGCTATAATGCATGACTGTGTGGTTAAACTACTTAAGAATCATGATGAAGAGTCCCTTGAATGCCTTTGTCGTCTGCTCACTACCATTGGCAAAGATCTGGACTTTGAAAAAGCCAAG CCCCGAATGGATCAGTATTTCAACCAGATGGaaaaaatcattaaggaaaaGAAGACTTCATCCCGAATCCGCTTTATGCTGCAAGACGTGCTGGATCTGCGACGG AGCAATTGGGTGCCACGCCGTGGGGACCAGGGTCCCAAGACCATTGACCAGATCCACAAGGAGGCTGAGATGGAGGAGCACTGGGAGCACGTAAAAGTGCAGCAGCTAATGGCCAAGGGCAGTGACAAGCGTCGGGGTGGCCCTCCAGGCCCACCCATTA GTCGTGGCCTCCCACTTGTGGATGATGGTGGCTGGAACACAGTCCCCATCAGCAAGGGCAGCCGCCCTATCGACACCTCACGACTCACCAAGATCACGAAG CCTGGCTCCATTGATTCTAACAACCAGCTCTTTGCACCTGGAGGGCGATTGAGCTGGGGCAAGGGCAGCAGTGGAGGCTCAGGAGCCAAGCCCTCTGATGCAG CATCAGAAGCTGCTCGTCCAGCTACTAGTACCTTGAACCGCTTCTCAGCCCTTCAACAAGCAGTACCTACAGAAAGCACAGACAGCAGACGTGTGGTACAGAG GAGTAGTTTGAGTCGGGAAAGAGGTGAGAAAGCTGGGGACCGGGGAGACCGCCTAGAGCGGAGTGAACGGGGAGGTGACCGTGGGGACCGCCTCGATCGCTCTCGGACACCTGCCACCAAGCGGAGCTTCAGCAAGGAAGTGGAGGAGCGAAGTAGAGAGCGGCCCTCCCAGCCTGAGGGACTGCGCAAGGCAGCTAGCCTCACAGAGGATCGGGACCGTGGGCGGGATGCCGGTAAGGGAccgggagaggaagggaaag TGAAGCGAGAAGCCACCCTGCCCCCAGTGAGTCCCCCGAAAGCTGCGCTTTCTGAGGAAGAGCTGGAGAAGAAATCCAAGGCCATCATTGAGGAATATCTCCATCTCAATGATATGAAG GAGGCAGTGCAGTGTGTACAGGAGCTGGCCTCACCCTCCCTGCTCTTCATCTTTGTGCGACATGGCATTGAGTCAACACTGGAGCGCAGCACCATTGCTCGTGAGCATATGGGGCGGCTGCTGCACCAGCTGCTCTCTGCTGGGCACCTCTCCACTGCTCAGTACTACCAAGG GCTGTATGAAATCTTAGAATTGGCTGAAGACATGGAAATTGACATCCCCCACGTGTGGCTCTACCTAGCAGAACTCATAACGCCCATTCTGCAGGAAGGTGGGGTACCTATGGGGGAGCTGTTCAG gGAGATTACAAAACCTCTGAGACCCCTGGGCAAAGCTGCTTCTCTGTTGCTGGAGATCCTGGGGCTCCTATGCAAAAGTATG GGTCCCAAAAAGGTGGGGATGATGTGGCGAGAGGCTGGACTCAGCTGGAAGGAATTCCTACCTGAAGGCCAGGATGTCAGTGCATTCGTCGCTGATCAG AAGGTGGAGTATACCTTGGGTGAGGAGTCAGAAGCCCCTGGCCAAAGGATGCTCTCCTCCGAGGAGCTGAACAGACAGTTGGAGAAGCTGCTGAAGGAGGGCAGCAGTAACCAGCGGGTGTTTGACTGGATAGAG GCCAACCTGAGTGAGCAGCAGGTAGCATCCAACACACTAGTTCGAGCCCTCATGACAACTGTCTGCTATTCTGCAATTATCT TTGAGACGCCCCTCCGAGTGGATGTTGCGGTGCTGAAAGCTCGAGCGAAACTGCTACAGAAATACCTGTGTGATGAGCAGAAGGAGCTGCAGGCACTCTATGCCCTCCAGGCCCTTGTAGTGACCTTAGAACAGCCTGCCA ACCTGCTTCGGATGTTCTTTGATGCGCTGTATGACGAGGATGTGGTGAAAGAGGATGCCTTCTACAGCTGGGAGAGTAGCAAGGACCCTGCTGAGCAACAGGGCAAGGGCGTGGCCCTTAAATCTGTCACAGCCTTCTTCAAGTGGCTTCgtgaggcggaggaggaggagtctG